In the genome of Columba livia isolate bColLiv1 breed racing homer chromosome 10, bColLiv1.pat.W.v2, whole genome shotgun sequence, one region contains:
- the IPPK gene encoding inositol-pentakisphosphate 2-kinase isoform X3 has protein sequence MNEHTGKLRTKRCVVLRFLKFPPNQNKTSEEILHHLQNIVDFGKHVMKQFFGENYVHHGEIIQLPLDFVRQLCLKIQPERPESRCDKDMDTLSGYAMCLPNLTRLQTYRFVEHRPILCIEIKPKCGFIPFSSHVSQEIKHKVCRYCMHQHLKVANGKWKRPSKYCPLDLFSGNKQRMHFALKSLLQEAQNNLKIFKNGELIYGCKDDQDCVSDWNELAHQLKPFFFPSNGLVSGPHCTRTIIKELIHVITMTLLSSTDACRAGDMKTVPISQGRSYCEASAFNRELVRNGKHKLESSGLPRGCLLYKALQAQMLDMLDIEGLYPLYSRVEQYLEEFPEERSTLQIDGPYNGAFYEKLLDLSTEDDGTVAFALTKVQQYRIAMTAKDCSIMIALSPCLQDECSEQRPVVLTSKSRFTFSVSVLDLDLKPYDSIPHQYKLDGKIVNYYLKNVQAKDDPVMSSLFKENEDCTLVLHKV, from the exons CGCTGTGTGGTGCTGCGGTTTTTGAAGTTCCCCCCAAACCAGAATAAG ACTTCAGAGGAAATACTACATCACCTGCAAAACATTGTAGACTTTGGAAAACATGTCATGAAGCAGTTCTTTGGGGAGAACTACGTTCACCATGGG gaaattatTCAACTGCCTTTAGACTTTGTCAGACAGCTCTGTTTAAAAATTCAGCCAGAGAGGCCAG AGTCTCGCTGTGATAAAGATATGGACACTCTCAGTGGTTACGCAATGTGCCTTCCTAATCTGACCCGGCTGCAGACCTATCGTTTCGTGGAACACCGGCCAATCCTCTGCATAGAGATTAAG ccAAAGTGTGGCTTCATTCCTTTTTCCAGCCATGTTTCACAGGAGATAAAGCACAAGGTGTGTCGTTACTGTATGCATCAGCATCTAAAG GTAGCGAACGGAAAGTGGAAGCGACCAAGTAAATACTGCCCCTTGGATCTCTTCTCAGG aaATAAACAGAGAATGCACTTTGCTTTGAAGAGTTTATTACAGGAGGCACAGAacaacttgaaaatatttaag AATGGGGAGCTAATTTATGGCTGTAAAGATGACCAGGACTGTGTCTCTGACTGGAACGAACTTGCTCATCAGctaaaacctttctttttcccttccaacGGGTTGGTCAGTGGCCCACACTGTACAAGGACAATTATTAAAGAACTAATCCATGTTATAACTATGACGCTACTAAGTAGTACTGATGCCTGCAGGGCAGGTGATATGAAGACAGTTCCCATTTCACAAGGAAGAAGCTACTGTGAAGCAAGTGCTTTTAATAGGGAGCTAGTAAGAAATG GTAAACATAAATTGGAAAGCTCTGGCTTACCGAGGGGTTGTCTCCTATATAAAGCCCTTCAGGCGCAGATGCTCGACATGCTGGATATCGAAGGACTCTATCCGCTGTACAGCAGGGTTGAACAGTACCTGGAGGAGTTTCCTGAAGAGAG aagTACGTTGCAGATAGATGGACCCTACAATGGAGCGTTTTATGAGAAGCTGCTAGATCTTTCCACTGAAGATGATGGGACAGTGGCATTTGCATTAACAAAG GTGCAGCAGTACAGAATAGCAATGACTGCTAAAGACTGCTCCATCATGATCGCCCTGTCGCCCTGCCTGCAAGACGAATG ctctgaGCAAAGACCTGTGGTACTAACATCCAAATCCAGATtcaccttttctgtttctgtcctgGACCTCGATCTGAAGCCCTATGACAGCATTCCTCACCAGTACAAACTCGATGGCAAGATAGTGAACTATTATCTGAAGAATGTACAGGCCAAAGATGACCCCGTTATGTCCAGTCTCTTCAAGGAGAATGAAGACTGCACATTAGTTCTCCATAAAGTGTAA
- the IPPK gene encoding inositol-pentakisphosphate 2-kinase isoform X5, with product MKQFFGENYVHHGEIIQLPLDFVRQLCLKIQPERPESRCDKDMDTLSGYAMCLPNLTRLQTYRFVEHRPILCIEIKPKCGFIPFSSHVSQEIKHKVCRYCMHQHLKVANGKWKRPSKYCPLDLFSGNKQRMHFALKSLLQEAQNNLKIFKNGELIYGCKDDQDCVSDWNELAHQLKPFFFPSNGLVSGPHCTRTIIKELIHVITMTLLSSTDACRAGDMKTVPISQGRSYCEASAFNRELVRNGKHKLESSGLPRGCLLYKALQAQMLDMLDIEGLYPLYSRVEQYLEEFPEERSTLQIDGPYNGAFYEKLLDLSTEDDGTVAFALTKVQQYRIAMTAKDCSIMIALSPCLQDECSEQRPVVLTSKSRFTFSVSVLDLDLKPYDSIPHQYKLDGKIVNYYLKNVQAKDDPVMSSLFKENEDCTLVLHKV from the exons ATGAAGCAGTTCTTTGGGGAGAACTACGTTCACCATGGG gaaattatTCAACTGCCTTTAGACTTTGTCAGACAGCTCTGTTTAAAAATTCAGCCAGAGAGGCCAG AGTCTCGCTGTGATAAAGATATGGACACTCTCAGTGGTTACGCAATGTGCCTTCCTAATCTGACCCGGCTGCAGACCTATCGTTTCGTGGAACACCGGCCAATCCTCTGCATAGAGATTAAG ccAAAGTGTGGCTTCATTCCTTTTTCCAGCCATGTTTCACAGGAGATAAAGCACAAGGTGTGTCGTTACTGTATGCATCAGCATCTAAAG GTAGCGAACGGAAAGTGGAAGCGACCAAGTAAATACTGCCCCTTGGATCTCTTCTCAGG aaATAAACAGAGAATGCACTTTGCTTTGAAGAGTTTATTACAGGAGGCACAGAacaacttgaaaatatttaag AATGGGGAGCTAATTTATGGCTGTAAAGATGACCAGGACTGTGTCTCTGACTGGAACGAACTTGCTCATCAGctaaaacctttctttttcccttccaacGGGTTGGTCAGTGGCCCACACTGTACAAGGACAATTATTAAAGAACTAATCCATGTTATAACTATGACGCTACTAAGTAGTACTGATGCCTGCAGGGCAGGTGATATGAAGACAGTTCCCATTTCACAAGGAAGAAGCTACTGTGAAGCAAGTGCTTTTAATAGGGAGCTAGTAAGAAATG GTAAACATAAATTGGAAAGCTCTGGCTTACCGAGGGGTTGTCTCCTATATAAAGCCCTTCAGGCGCAGATGCTCGACATGCTGGATATCGAAGGACTCTATCCGCTGTACAGCAGGGTTGAACAGTACCTGGAGGAGTTTCCTGAAGAGAG aagTACGTTGCAGATAGATGGACCCTACAATGGAGCGTTTTATGAGAAGCTGCTAGATCTTTCCACTGAAGATGATGGGACAGTGGCATTTGCATTAACAAAG GTGCAGCAGTACAGAATAGCAATGACTGCTAAAGACTGCTCCATCATGATCGCCCTGTCGCCCTGCCTGCAAGACGAATG ctctgaGCAAAGACCTGTGGTACTAACATCCAAATCCAGATtcaccttttctgtttctgtcctgGACCTCGATCTGAAGCCCTATGACAGCATTCCTCACCAGTACAAACTCGATGGCAAGATAGTGAACTATTATCTGAAGAATGTACAGGCCAAAGATGACCCCGTTATGTCCAGTCTCTTCAAGGAGAATGAAGACTGCACATTAGTTCTCCATAAAGTGTAA
- the IPPK gene encoding inositol-pentakisphosphate 2-kinase isoform X2: protein MEVEKMDENEWQYHGEGNQSLVVSHCQRCVVLRFLKFPPNQNKTSEEILHHLQNIVDFGKHVMKQFFGENYVHHGEIIQLPLDFVRQLCLKIQPERPESRCDKDMDTLSGYAMCLPNLTRLQTYRFVEHRPILCIEIKPKCGFIPFSSHVSQEIKHKVCRYCMHQHLKVANGKWKRPSKYCPLDLFSGNKQRMHFALKSLLQEAQNNLKIFKNGELIYGCKDDQDCVSDWNELAHQLKPFFFPSNGLVSGPHCTRTIIKELIHVITMTLLSSTDACRAGDMKTVPISQGRSYCEASAFNRELVRNGKHKLESSGLPRGCLLYKALQAQMLDMLDIEGLYPLYSRVEQYLEEFPEERSTLQIDGPYNGAFYEKLLDLSTEDDGTVAFALTKVQQYRIAMTAKDCSIMIALSPCLQDECSEQRPVVLTSKSRFTFSVSVLDLDLKPYDSIPHQYKLDGKIVNYYLKNVQAKDDPVMSSLFKENEDCTLVLHKV from the exons CGCTGTGTGGTGCTGCGGTTTTTGAAGTTCCCCCCAAACCAGAATAAG ACTTCAGAGGAAATACTACATCACCTGCAAAACATTGTAGACTTTGGAAAACATGTCATGAAGCAGTTCTTTGGGGAGAACTACGTTCACCATGGG gaaattatTCAACTGCCTTTAGACTTTGTCAGACAGCTCTGTTTAAAAATTCAGCCAGAGAGGCCAG AGTCTCGCTGTGATAAAGATATGGACACTCTCAGTGGTTACGCAATGTGCCTTCCTAATCTGACCCGGCTGCAGACCTATCGTTTCGTGGAACACCGGCCAATCCTCTGCATAGAGATTAAG ccAAAGTGTGGCTTCATTCCTTTTTCCAGCCATGTTTCACAGGAGATAAAGCACAAGGTGTGTCGTTACTGTATGCATCAGCATCTAAAG GTAGCGAACGGAAAGTGGAAGCGACCAAGTAAATACTGCCCCTTGGATCTCTTCTCAGG aaATAAACAGAGAATGCACTTTGCTTTGAAGAGTTTATTACAGGAGGCACAGAacaacttgaaaatatttaag AATGGGGAGCTAATTTATGGCTGTAAAGATGACCAGGACTGTGTCTCTGACTGGAACGAACTTGCTCATCAGctaaaacctttctttttcccttccaacGGGTTGGTCAGTGGCCCACACTGTACAAGGACAATTATTAAAGAACTAATCCATGTTATAACTATGACGCTACTAAGTAGTACTGATGCCTGCAGGGCAGGTGATATGAAGACAGTTCCCATTTCACAAGGAAGAAGCTACTGTGAAGCAAGTGCTTTTAATAGGGAGCTAGTAAGAAATG GTAAACATAAATTGGAAAGCTCTGGCTTACCGAGGGGTTGTCTCCTATATAAAGCCCTTCAGGCGCAGATGCTCGACATGCTGGATATCGAAGGACTCTATCCGCTGTACAGCAGGGTTGAACAGTACCTGGAGGAGTTTCCTGAAGAGAG aagTACGTTGCAGATAGATGGACCCTACAATGGAGCGTTTTATGAGAAGCTGCTAGATCTTTCCACTGAAGATGATGGGACAGTGGCATTTGCATTAACAAAG GTGCAGCAGTACAGAATAGCAATGACTGCTAAAGACTGCTCCATCATGATCGCCCTGTCGCCCTGCCTGCAAGACGAATG ctctgaGCAAAGACCTGTGGTACTAACATCCAAATCCAGATtcaccttttctgtttctgtcctgGACCTCGATCTGAAGCCCTATGACAGCATTCCTCACCAGTACAAACTCGATGGCAAGATAGTGAACTATTATCTGAAGAATGTACAGGCCAAAGATGACCCCGTTATGTCCAGTCTCTTCAAGGAGAATGAAGACTGCACATTAGTTCTCCATAAAGTGTAA
- the IPPK gene encoding inositol-pentakisphosphate 2-kinase isoform X4 has translation MEVEKMDENEWQYHGEGNQSLVVSHCQTSEEILHHLQNIVDFGKHVMKQFFGENYVHHGEIIQLPLDFVRQLCLKIQPERPESRCDKDMDTLSGYAMCLPNLTRLQTYRFVEHRPILCIEIKPKCGFIPFSSHVSQEIKHKVCRYCMHQHLKVANGKWKRPSKYCPLDLFSGNKQRMHFALKSLLQEAQNNLKIFKNGELIYGCKDDQDCVSDWNELAHQLKPFFFPSNGLVSGPHCTRTIIKELIHVITMTLLSSTDACRAGDMKTVPISQGRSYCEASAFNRELVRNGKHKLESSGLPRGCLLYKALQAQMLDMLDIEGLYPLYSRVEQYLEEFPEERSTLQIDGPYNGAFYEKLLDLSTEDDGTVAFALTKVQQYRIAMTAKDCSIMIALSPCLQDECSEQRPVVLTSKSRFTFSVSVLDLDLKPYDSIPHQYKLDGKIVNYYLKNVQAKDDPVMSSLFKENEDCTLVLHKV, from the exons ACTTCAGAGGAAATACTACATCACCTGCAAAACATTGTAGACTTTGGAAAACATGTCATGAAGCAGTTCTTTGGGGAGAACTACGTTCACCATGGG gaaattatTCAACTGCCTTTAGACTTTGTCAGACAGCTCTGTTTAAAAATTCAGCCAGAGAGGCCAG AGTCTCGCTGTGATAAAGATATGGACACTCTCAGTGGTTACGCAATGTGCCTTCCTAATCTGACCCGGCTGCAGACCTATCGTTTCGTGGAACACCGGCCAATCCTCTGCATAGAGATTAAG ccAAAGTGTGGCTTCATTCCTTTTTCCAGCCATGTTTCACAGGAGATAAAGCACAAGGTGTGTCGTTACTGTATGCATCAGCATCTAAAG GTAGCGAACGGAAAGTGGAAGCGACCAAGTAAATACTGCCCCTTGGATCTCTTCTCAGG aaATAAACAGAGAATGCACTTTGCTTTGAAGAGTTTATTACAGGAGGCACAGAacaacttgaaaatatttaag AATGGGGAGCTAATTTATGGCTGTAAAGATGACCAGGACTGTGTCTCTGACTGGAACGAACTTGCTCATCAGctaaaacctttctttttcccttccaacGGGTTGGTCAGTGGCCCACACTGTACAAGGACAATTATTAAAGAACTAATCCATGTTATAACTATGACGCTACTAAGTAGTACTGATGCCTGCAGGGCAGGTGATATGAAGACAGTTCCCATTTCACAAGGAAGAAGCTACTGTGAAGCAAGTGCTTTTAATAGGGAGCTAGTAAGAAATG GTAAACATAAATTGGAAAGCTCTGGCTTACCGAGGGGTTGTCTCCTATATAAAGCCCTTCAGGCGCAGATGCTCGACATGCTGGATATCGAAGGACTCTATCCGCTGTACAGCAGGGTTGAACAGTACCTGGAGGAGTTTCCTGAAGAGAG aagTACGTTGCAGATAGATGGACCCTACAATGGAGCGTTTTATGAGAAGCTGCTAGATCTTTCCACTGAAGATGATGGGACAGTGGCATTTGCATTAACAAAG GTGCAGCAGTACAGAATAGCAATGACTGCTAAAGACTGCTCCATCATGATCGCCCTGTCGCCCTGCCTGCAAGACGAATG ctctgaGCAAAGACCTGTGGTACTAACATCCAAATCCAGATtcaccttttctgtttctgtcctgGACCTCGATCTGAAGCCCTATGACAGCATTCCTCACCAGTACAAACTCGATGGCAAGATAGTGAACTATTATCTGAAGAATGTACAGGCCAAAGATGACCCCGTTATGTCCAGTCTCTTCAAGGAGAATGAAGACTGCACATTAGTTCTCCATAAAGTGTAA
- the IPPK gene encoding inositol-pentakisphosphate 2-kinase isoform X1: MRLQVCSGGFDCTPWQCVPAKEKQLADEQNNNEDCLLPEGRMNEHTGKLRTKRCVVLRFLKFPPNQNKTSEEILHHLQNIVDFGKHVMKQFFGENYVHHGEIIQLPLDFVRQLCLKIQPERPESRCDKDMDTLSGYAMCLPNLTRLQTYRFVEHRPILCIEIKPKCGFIPFSSHVSQEIKHKVCRYCMHQHLKVANGKWKRPSKYCPLDLFSGNKQRMHFALKSLLQEAQNNLKIFKNGELIYGCKDDQDCVSDWNELAHQLKPFFFPSNGLVSGPHCTRTIIKELIHVITMTLLSSTDACRAGDMKTVPISQGRSYCEASAFNRELVRNGKHKLESSGLPRGCLLYKALQAQMLDMLDIEGLYPLYSRVEQYLEEFPEERSTLQIDGPYNGAFYEKLLDLSTEDDGTVAFALTKVQQYRIAMTAKDCSIMIALSPCLQDECSEQRPVVLTSKSRFTFSVSVLDLDLKPYDSIPHQYKLDGKIVNYYLKNVQAKDDPVMSSLFKENEDCTLVLHKV, encoded by the exons CGCTGTGTGGTGCTGCGGTTTTTGAAGTTCCCCCCAAACCAGAATAAG ACTTCAGAGGAAATACTACATCACCTGCAAAACATTGTAGACTTTGGAAAACATGTCATGAAGCAGTTCTTTGGGGAGAACTACGTTCACCATGGG gaaattatTCAACTGCCTTTAGACTTTGTCAGACAGCTCTGTTTAAAAATTCAGCCAGAGAGGCCAG AGTCTCGCTGTGATAAAGATATGGACACTCTCAGTGGTTACGCAATGTGCCTTCCTAATCTGACCCGGCTGCAGACCTATCGTTTCGTGGAACACCGGCCAATCCTCTGCATAGAGATTAAG ccAAAGTGTGGCTTCATTCCTTTTTCCAGCCATGTTTCACAGGAGATAAAGCACAAGGTGTGTCGTTACTGTATGCATCAGCATCTAAAG GTAGCGAACGGAAAGTGGAAGCGACCAAGTAAATACTGCCCCTTGGATCTCTTCTCAGG aaATAAACAGAGAATGCACTTTGCTTTGAAGAGTTTATTACAGGAGGCACAGAacaacttgaaaatatttaag AATGGGGAGCTAATTTATGGCTGTAAAGATGACCAGGACTGTGTCTCTGACTGGAACGAACTTGCTCATCAGctaaaacctttctttttcccttccaacGGGTTGGTCAGTGGCCCACACTGTACAAGGACAATTATTAAAGAACTAATCCATGTTATAACTATGACGCTACTAAGTAGTACTGATGCCTGCAGGGCAGGTGATATGAAGACAGTTCCCATTTCACAAGGAAGAAGCTACTGTGAAGCAAGTGCTTTTAATAGGGAGCTAGTAAGAAATG GTAAACATAAATTGGAAAGCTCTGGCTTACCGAGGGGTTGTCTCCTATATAAAGCCCTTCAGGCGCAGATGCTCGACATGCTGGATATCGAAGGACTCTATCCGCTGTACAGCAGGGTTGAACAGTACCTGGAGGAGTTTCCTGAAGAGAG aagTACGTTGCAGATAGATGGACCCTACAATGGAGCGTTTTATGAGAAGCTGCTAGATCTTTCCACTGAAGATGATGGGACAGTGGCATTTGCATTAACAAAG GTGCAGCAGTACAGAATAGCAATGACTGCTAAAGACTGCTCCATCATGATCGCCCTGTCGCCCTGCCTGCAAGACGAATG ctctgaGCAAAGACCTGTGGTACTAACATCCAAATCCAGATtcaccttttctgtttctgtcctgGACCTCGATCTGAAGCCCTATGACAGCATTCCTCACCAGTACAAACTCGATGGCAAGATAGTGAACTATTATCTGAAGAATGTACAGGCCAAAGATGACCCCGTTATGTCCAGTCTCTTCAAGGAGAATGAAGACTGCACATTAGTTCTCCATAAAGTGTAA